The Helicoverpa armigera isolate CAAS_96S chromosome 7, ASM3070526v1, whole genome shotgun sequence genomic sequence CAGTTAGGTTCTTTTTCCAGCGCGGCAGATATGTTACAAAAACGTAGACAATAAAAAATAGCAGTCTCTCGTATCTTTGTGCCTAACTTCGACTCGACCAGCTCTGCACAAGCCACATTCGTATTGAAAGTTACAATactcacatatatttttttacaacaagTCGACTAATAGGTGAATTATTATCGTTAATCGATGGGCATGAGCACATCTCTATGATTCTGATATCTGGGGTCAAGGTCGGACAAGTCAAACTTTGACAGCAAGATAAGAAGTTGTACCTGCgataaaagtttgtatttttgtttttttacgaaacatttgaagcttaaaaaaatgtattaattaatattttaaaatgattcaTCACTACTAGGTAGTATACATGTTACGATTTcttgtaattatattataaattcctTGGTGTTTTCATTCAAACAACCATGCAATTTGTAGTTTGTTTTGAACCGCAGAACATTTCAAAAGGAAGTTATTGTAATGTTTGCAGCGTAAAGTCGTTATCGTGGCACGAGTTAGAAGACAGACGTTTTATTCTATGTTCTTACGCAGTCTGAGTTGTTAAAAGAGCTCTTTAATGAGTGCAGATCTCTAGCTGTGAAGATGCATATATCAAGGGGACAATCGGCTGACCCTCTGAAACAAGTGCTTGTTATCAAGCCCAGTATCAATAAGACAGTTGTTTGGTTTTGCGCCGAGCTTACTGCCGGCGGAAACGCACGTATACCATAGCGTTAGGTTTATAAAGATTTagatataattgttttttaattgcaGTCCGCGTTATTTGCTGTGCGACGCTCGTGGGATAAGGTACGTGgtgtcttatttattttattatgatgctTATCAAGTGatttaacacaattttttttaatagcaaattTTTCTCAttctatttacctacatactatTATTTCTATGCACCTCAGTTTCTAGTTTATATTAGGGacttactttaattttcttAGCAGCCTAAAAAAATGAATTCAAGCATTCATGTTTGCATTGATATGGATTTCATGGATACATTTTcccaatatatattttttttaatgttttcaaaGCAATTATATCAtcatgaataataatttcaccCCTATATAATCCATTCACATAAAACCAACTGAAAGTATAGTATGCCACCAACTTAAGATTtaagaaaaaaggaaaaaataataaaactcaattatttttttacttgacaCAGTAGTTTCAGGGATTACCTGACTTAAAGTACCCATTGTACTAATTGTTGAGTGCTATGGAAATATTCTGTACTAAGCACCCTCTCCATAGTTACAATTTCCGATTATCTCGAGTGGGTATTAAGCAAAAGCTATTACATAACTgctcttattcaatatttatttatcatttgagTGTTATAGGCAGTTTCTTATCTATGtttgtaacataatttattccTTTTTGTTTTATCGCTATTTACAAATAGTgtgatagtgttttttttttgtgggccaaattatgaaagtatttttcaattgtttcaatTATATGAAGgctacaatttaatttttattagtaatatgaattgaaaataacaaatgtagTTTTAAAGAACAGGCTTATCAACCAGATCTCTTCATTCACCCATTCCTGGgaaaggtaggtacctactcaaagtcagagtcaaagtcaaatcatttatttcatttatacaagcaaattataaaaatccaactatattttcctttcaatattcaaaatttaaatcacTGTACATTTGTATATGCTTCTATTAATTAGTTTAATATAAATCTTCTACACTCCTACCCATCtacagtaatataataaattaaactataaatattatcttTGCAAAACTCTCAACATTAAACCTAACAAGATAAACATTATGTTAGCTACTTGAGCTGAGTGTACCATAATAACTTATTTTCATGTCGTTATAATTAAGCCTGATTTTGATTATTAAACCATTTTACACTAGAGTTCTAGTATTTTACGCAAACCCAATACTAGAGGGGATATTTTCTAATCAAGGGGTAACTACCAATTTTTTCTCagtttttctttcaaattgTGTTGCTCAGTCTACCATACATAACCACGAGTTGGCGAGTAATTTCACAGTTAGTTAAAATAGGAATCGCTATTAGGATTTAAATTAGATGTCTGAATTAAAAACTCTCATAAAAACACGAACGGAACAATTAAGATTCGtatctaaaaatataggtaggtaatcttGTTTTTGTAGGCTCGAATGCCAATATAGAAATATAGTAACCCGATTCTAATATTACAATACCTAAAAGAAAATTAGTGCAGTAGTTAGGTATAGAGATtacctagtacctacttagCAGACACTCTTTTTCTACGATCTGCAATCGGATAATTCTATGTACTACATACTAAAAGCAGAGAATATTGATACACCTTATTGTCACTATTCAAACTCAGCTTTAAACATATTGGacgtaaatacatacatatattatgagTCGAAGCTGCAAGTCCTCAATAAAACGATCGAGAGAGTTGTCGGGTTTGGCCAACCTGTGCCACCACCTATTACATAATTTAGTACCTAACATATTGGCCAACTGGGCACCCAATTTTCTAACACATTCGCCTCGATTGCATCGGACGACGATAATCTAAAAAAActcttaaataaagtaaatctgCATAAAACTAGAAGTGCCTTAAAAGCAATAGTTTCTATATTTTTCACACTAAAAATGTGCtcaaaaatattcatctttCTTTTCTTAAGTTCTGTTTATTGTGCCCAGATGTCGGTCAAGGTCCAGAAGATTACGGAGCCGGTCTTGCTAGGCGAAGGGCCGCACTGGGACGAGAAACAGCAAGCTCTGTTCTTCGTCAGCATTCTGGAACATACCATCCACAAGTATGTGCCCGCCACTGGGGTGCACACCAGGACAAAAGTTGGTGAGTAACTACCTACACAGTTCGCCCCAAAATCTACAAATCTACTTTAACAGGAGACTATCAATTGAACCTGTTAGGATGTATCTATTGTTAGCATTACATGATTCGAATTGTGTCGcttaaaaataggttttgaCAAAGGCGtgtgtattttttgaaaaaaagtcATAATTCGGGCATGTTCTTTGGCCTCTAACCAATATAAGTGACTTTGCAAATTCTCATTTAAGTTTACCTACTTTATTGTGAAGGCGTCTCGATCGATATCGTATCTAAAgtctttattttaatcattaataTGTTAAGTATTTCTTAATAACCCTTATCTCAAGTATTGAATTCAGATCAAAATTTTCCTTCACTTCTATCAAGATGAATATCTCAGAATTAATACCTAATGAACTATAGGGAATGTAGCTTTTTCTTATGACCAATACTTTGTTGTCAATCCAGGTGGTCGCGTGGGCTTCATAGTGCCGGTTGAGGGCACAACTGACCAGTTCCTAGTGGGAGTAGACCTGAAGTTCGTGATAGTTCGCTGGGATGGTGCTGATGGGTCGCCAGCCACCGTGGTGAAGGAGATCGGAGATGTCGACCGGGATGTGAATACAAACAGGATCAATGATGGCAAGGCTGATCCTAAGGGCAGGGTTTTTGCTGGtaagcattatttttatttgttctaataaataatttaagttatcTGTATATATCCCTTCTCCAGATGAGCCTATTTTCTGATGTAACTACTGAATACGCTGTAGAAACTGCCTCTAAACTCCATGAAGTCATGAATTTTTACTTGCATAACTTTTTCTATTGGAATTTCAACAAATAATTAACGTATTCTTGAAGAAATTGTGCATCTAATTCTGAAAGCAAACCCAAAGAAAATTAATCTAATGAAGGGCGGGATTTTGGGGGTAAAGATATGAAGATTTTCAGTCCCGCTTTTTAGATGTTCTCAAACGAAATATGATTCAAATAGCATATTTTTCTAGTAACTCAACATCTAACTTATATTCTTCACTTCACTATGACTTCAGGAACCATGGGCAAAGAGGAGCCCCTAGGCAGCGTTGATCTCCAGAAGGGCAGCCTGTTCCGCCTCGACGGCTCCAAGATAACCAAGGTGGTGGACGGCATCAGCATCTCCAACGGGCTCGCGTGGGACCTGCGCCAGAAGGCCATGTACTACACCGACTCCTTGGAGAAGAATATCAGGAGATACGACTATGATGTCGAGACTGGAGAGATTTGTGAGTGCCtatagaagtttttttaaacaatttgatgatttttgaagggAATTTCATAGACCATATTTGCCTAAAATATTCCAGTTCAAATGTAGTCTATGTTCGAAAGTTATAGCTCTGTATGAAACATGTTTGGTTTGTTCGTTTACACCATTAATTTCTTatgttacatattattttgtctGTATTGCGGGATCTGTCGCGCTGCCGCTCCCGAATAAGCTGGTCTCTAATGGTCGGTCAATCTGTATAGCCATAACAAtttgtaatataatatctaccattttattttctactaaaaACAATCCTTTCACAGCCAACCTCAAATACATCTTCGACTTCGAGAAGAACAAGATAGCCGGCGTCCCAGATGGCACCACCATTGACACGGACGGGAACCTATGGGTCGCTGTCTTCGAAGGCTCATGCATCCTCAAAATTGACCCCAGGACCGGTGACCTCCTGCAAAAGGTCCCCATCCCGGCGTTACAAGTCACCTCAGCCACATTTGGGGGTCCAAACTACGATATTCTGTTTGTAACGTCGGCTAGTTTGAATATCACTGCGGCCCAAGATCCTCCCTGCGGGGCTACCTTCATGGTTACAGGATTGGGAGTCAAAGGATTCCCTAATGTTAATTTCAagctataattttgttattatatacGCCAATTGtagctgtttttattattatcacaatTTTGTAATCATGTTTTAAACTATAATGTTAAAAGAAGTGTAGCTAAATgatattatattgaaattgttaaGAAAGGTGATATTAGactgaattttattgtaattgtataCTTTAACGTTTGTAAAGACATTATAATGTAACGTGTATGTTTATACCAATGTTACCAAAACGCTAACTGCGTAATCTATTTTGAAATATACGTATTTGTTATCTAaaatgcattattatttatttcagaatagTTCCAAAGCCGAAAAACCACATGAAGTGATGGTAATCTACCTGAATAGctcttaggtatttttttaagttctgGTTGCTAAGCTACTTTTGcggggcgcgggttcgattccaagtcagacaagtaccaatgcaacttttctaagtttttatgtactttctaaatatatcttagacaccaatgactgtgtttcggatggcacgttgaactgtaggtcccggctgtcattgaatatccttggcagtcgttacgggtgtaaccagtatgtctgacaccagtctaaccaaagggtatcgggttgcccgggtaactgggttgaggaggtcagataggcaatcgctccttgtaaagcactggtcctcagctacatccggttagactggaagcctaccccaacatagttgagaaaaaggctcggaggatgatgatgattgctaAGCCACTTTTGCAAACTTAAGTGTTAAGctactttttaaacttttagaaagtgaAGTGAATTCTGATTCTGGCTTTCATGCTGTTAGACAACAGTTTTGGATATGAATAGCGGATTTTGGAGTTGACAGTACATGTCGCATGTTAACTCAGATGCAGCCAATAATATCATAAGCTACCCCaaaattaaagtacaaaaatgcgacctcaacatagttaaTTACAGAACATTTATCATCCTGCAAGCTATTAcgttatacaaataaaaatgaaggaagatttcaaaaaaacacaaaatacactaaaataatttaatttaatctaaCATAATTATTAGGATGGCCCTTCGCCCCGGTCCCCGTGATCGTGAAGGTGGCTCCGGCCGGCGGGTGCTGCTCCTGGCCGCGGTTCATGGCGGCCGATGTCACGTATAGCACGTCGAGAGCTGGACCTCCGAAGGTAGCTGATGTGACTTGGAGCGCGGGAATGGGGATTTTTTGAAGAAGAGCGCTGGTTCTGGGGTCGATTTTTAGTACCTGGATAGAAGATTATGAATTAGCATCAAATGGAGTCAAATAAAAGTCTGGCATAGTTGTGGCCTAGAGCTTTTAATGGGGCTTGCAGTGGTTGCATGTTTTTATCGTCAATTAATGggttaaaaaaattgttctatCGTAAAGCGATCATTGCTGATGCTTTGCCTTCCCAGCAATGGCACAATAAAGTGACGGTTATTTAAACGCTGATGCCTAAATGTTAACTTCCATATATTTTCTTGTGGTTATAATATATCCATTATTATTAGTTACAGAAAGAATCTATCTATTTATCAACACACAGCGACAAGTAAAACTAGTGTAACAAAAACTGACCTGGTTGCCATCAAAGTTGGCGACCCAGAGGTTGCCGTCAGTGTCTATGGTCATGCCGTCCACGATGCCTTCTAGTCCATGGTCTTTGTACGCGAACACGTTGCGGGGGTTTGctggaaaacaaaattatggGTTCAAAataatggattttttttttcttttaaaataggaCAGGGACGGTTTCTGAGACTCACTGCCAGTGAAAGTTTTAAGGAGATGGTCTCCCCAATGTGTTGTTTTTTGGGATGGGCACTATAAAATGcttcatttaaaattatgttttaagtaAATGGAGTGAACCCATATGTAAAAAACGAGCACGAACACCATTTTCCGACAGCTAGTAAAATACACCAGATAAAATTATCAAAGACTTTATTTCCCGGATTGGTAGCCTACGGAATGGAATACAAAAGTTATAAATACTCACAAATATTGCCAGTTTCCACATCATAGTCGTATCTCCTGATGGTATACTCGAAGGAGTCTGCGAAGTAGAAGGCGTTCTCGCGGAGGTCCCAGCAGAGGCCGTTGGAGATGTCGATGTCTGACGCCAGCTTGTGGGCGCTGCCGTCGTGGTCGATGCGGTAGAGGGAGCCCTTCTTTAAGTGGAACTTGCCTGGCTCATATTCGTGGCCCATTGTGCCTGTAATGGGAAATTGATGGGGTTAAAAAGGTAAGGTACCTAATATTGTTAGTCTTAAGAAGGAGTTCAAGTTCATTTGTAACATTTTGGACGAAGGTGGAGCCTATACATAAATGATAGAGAATAGTGAAATTTACTGACAGGTACTCTCATGATCTTTACTAATGATGGatataataaatctgaaaaAAGTCAGAAAAAAACGTACAAATACTTGAATTCCCAAAAAGTTATTGATTTCGTAATACCTAGACTAATCTTAAATAACCAAGCAGATAAAACCTAGTCACAATTAGGataggaaaatataaattttataataagcaatGCAGTCAACTCACCAGCAAACAATCTCCCCCTAGGATCAGCTTTAGCATCATTGAACCTGTTCTTGGGGTTATCCTGGTCTACTTCCACAATGGTCTTCACGACCTTGGCAGTGTGGTCGCCTCCATCCCACTGGATCTCCACCACCTGCCGGTTGAGCCCCACCACAAAGTGATGCTTCTTACCTTCCACCGGGATTATGAAGGTTGGCATGCCATCTGGAATTGACAAAATATGAGTTTTTTATATGTGTCAAATTTTTCTTATTGGTTATCGAGCAATTCTTAGAATGGGACATAATCACaaactttgttaaaattaaaaatcaatctCGATATCTTAAACTCATTTTCTACCAAACTCGTTTGCACCTAACATTCTACCAAACTCATTTTCGATCAAATTCACTTTCTCGCATACTCAAACTCTTTATTGATAtgtcactcactcactcatttTCTTAAAGTCAATTAGGTACTCTTGAACTCACTTTTcccaaaattcatttttttctgAACGCTATTGATATCACTCACTCACTCTCTCAGACTAACTTACTTAGAATACTGCCTACGTTTTCGGTGATCTTGCGCCTCAACAGACCTAACCATTTCCTTCAAACTAACCTAACTTAGCTCTAGTATGCTTGTCAGTTTTAGGCACGTATTTGTGCACTGTGTGGTCGAATATGCTGACGAAGTACAGGGCCTGCTCCTCATGGTCCCAGTGGGGGCCCTCCCCGAGCCACACTGGCTCTGTCACTGGCTTTACTACTGGCgccatctgaaaataaaaagcatGTTGTTATAGGCTGAATGTTACCAAGTCTCTTTGATGGgggattgtccgaaagagttaccgcggctctgatACATAAGGGACTCCAGACGGAATAGAATAAGATAGGTTCAAGTCAGTAAAATTCTGACAATGCCTCCCGCTGTACCTATCAAAAAATGGTTGATGACACATggtttatagtttttttaagtAAGGAAATAACtgttcccaaaaaatgaagccTTAGAAATAGTGAATATAATTTGCAATGATCTGAATGCACAAAACAGTTGCCTCAGGGCAAAATATAAACTGAAATATCGTATGAATCGTAATTATCAAGAATGCTagattcatcaaaattaaccgccaaggaaaaacaaaaaagtattaagATAAATGAAGGTGAGAATCTTAAGATATTGCTACTCAGCCCCAATCATTtacaaaatatgattaaaaagtCAATTAACAGTAATGCAGTTTTCTTTCGAGTTCGAAAGTTCATACTAGTTCAAGTATCATGTCGAATGCAGAATAACCGGCTAGAAACTCAGTCACATTTGtagcttatttataaaatataatattatttatatctgtataagtatgtacttaagtaGGAAAATGCATAGAAgcaatataggtacaaatagctcaattatatcaaaattataattatagcaAAAATcgaaatagcaaaaataaaagccttaaacaaaaataaacaaattaccgGTTTGATGGACGTCAGCGCCAATATAATAACATTAGTTAAGAAAGGTAAGTTGTGGTTGtggaaaaacatttttgttgttttacttTGAGTTCTGAAGATTGACTCACGAGGTTTGATAGCAGCCATTGCTAATATAGCTGGGCATGAAACTCGCTTGGGGAAACCGTTCGTGACGTCATAGTTCTTATAGATGAGGAAAATTTGATGCTGTGCGTATGGAGATTctgtttatgattttttttgtgcaataggtcaaggtatattttttactgattATGAATCAGcgtgtttgttttgtagtgTTGTATAcgtattgtttattgttttaaatcgggacatttttctttttaaaacgaaatattttttataaactgttGTCAGCTTTTGCGCAATGTTATGCCCCAGGCATAGTGACCTCAAGTAGTGGTTAGACGAGTTTTTTTAGAACAATAGTCTTCGACTGTGGACTTCATAAATAAAGGTTGTACTGCTGTTGAACTGATAGCAGTATTTAATCAATTAAACATTATGGATGCCACAGAAAACGGCAGATTATAGCAATTACAATCATCAATTATAATGTCTCTTTTATGATTTATGAATTCTCTGTGAAGCACGCGATGAGAAGATAACATATTTAATAGAATTATCTTTATGGataatatgataatttatttttagcttctTTTGATCGTCTTCTAACTGATAAAAACTATTTACCTAGGTATCCCTTGTTTTTTGGCATGATTTAGATAATGGAAATCTGTATAATCGATGAAGAGGCCTAGTTTTAGATACCTAGGCTTATGTAATTCGTGATAATATTCGCAGACTGCAAGATCAATTACCGGAGCCGGGATTTTAAAGTTCGACGGCATATCAAAGAGCAAAGCGGTCATTTATTTTGACTACTTAAACATCTTATGCCGTTAGTCTACATGTATACAGTATAAGGAGGATACAGTAGGAATGCATTGAGAAATATTACGAAATTACTCGTCCTGTCGCCGTCTAGCCGCTATGTATTGGACGCCGGATTTTCCGTAACGGCAACTAGCTAAACTGAGTACCACTAttacataatgttattaaaCTAGACACACCATACTGGTTCACATATAGAAACACAAACAAAGCACAATGATTCACTGACACTATCAACATTCTTTTCATGCCAACAATTGCCTTTAGTTGGCTAAAAATTATGCAAGGTTAGCCAAGTTTACACAAGATTATTGACTGGAttgcaattataatatttaaaaaaaacaagtatcGAAAATAAACATGACTTACATGAATCTTTGTTAGATACACAGCTACAGATATTATAGGGGCTTTGAACTCCTTTGTAACCTACACCTAAGTGCGGAAGAAACCTTATAAAATACGTAACAAAACTGGGTATATATATCCTTAGGTCCTATATTAGTAAGTACCTAGCTATGTAGAGTTTCACTACGAAACTTTACTGAGGTAAACTATTAGGCTCATATATTTATACCGTGCAATAAGCATGGTACGGAAAAATCGCTTATGGTACAGTCCCCAGTTTTAGAGGCCTGTAATAAATACGTAGGTTAAGTTATTGAATTCCAAAAATTTGGCATGAACCACCaacacaaaatatgaataacaaaaattcttaaaaactgatcaacaaacatattttttaaatcagtagTGACGTTAAGACGAAGaagaaaacactttttttttcatatgaattCCAAAGAAATAAACGATGACGTCGCTATAGGTAGGGCTTCCCCCGTTCATGGCAAAAAATATGACGTAAAATTGCGAAAATATACGTCACTAACAAACTACATATATATGCAAATATAATCTGAGAGACGTAGTAAATAAGTAGGTGTGGCCCGCGCCGCGATCTCGCGCCGGTTCCCATTCACCAAGTATCCGTGACATTGACCGCATGTAGTTTTGGCTCTATAAAAACGGTCCTCGTCGAATAAATTCTTGCTGAAGGTCATCTTGAAGCTTCTTCAAGATGAACTAAACACTCGTTGACATCGCGTATATAGAAGTAGAGTGAAATAATTTCAAGCCAAACTAAGTTTTATTGTGAAGTTAATTCCTGATAAGAGTATTCAATTTAAACCGACCTATATGACTTGATACATTATTCAATTTTAGCTTAAGATAGGTGACAGTGTATTAGTAAGTGCAATAAATATGCTCTGCTTACCCTTTCACAGGTAATCCGTTACTTTCAAAAGTCAAGAAaccaaattcaaatcacttcACATACACACTCTTCTAAACTACCATAGAACTGAACTAACTCTAGTTGTTATTTTTGGTTAGGCGGCTGAGCCGGCCCATTATATGGTTTGCAAACTAATATGTGGATGACCTTGAGTTCTTAATTATTTCCTCCTAGAGACAGTCTGGTCTTGTGTTGAGATCTTCTCCAATTGGCTCGTAGTGACTCATATTTTTGGCAAGATGAACGATATTGCTATTGTTTCATTCATTGGGAGAAGATGACTTTAAATATATGACACGGAATACACCAGAAATAACTAGcttcagtttttattagaaattcAATTTCTGGTTTGTTTTGTAAATCTAAGTGGGTCTGAAGAATGCTGTATCTAAGTACAGTGATTTCTATGAAGCACGAACATCCACCAGACAAAGTGCTGTTATATGTTTTCTAAGACCAGATTTTAAGTCAGATTAAACAGTAACAGAAAATAgaagaattgaaaataaaattagaatagATTAATGGTACAATGAACTGTATATCATTTACTATTTCAAGGTGAGACCGACATTGCTAAGGTTTTCAGCGACCCGGTTactattcaatttaatatttaacctcataaatatttaagagtTTTGAAGTACATAATACTAGTATTAAATATCgggaaaaaataaactaaaatgtaGTATAAATACTCACTATTATATCACAGATTTTGTCACAATCGCACTTACAACTGCAGGGGAGTGTAGCATATCTATGTATTATATAGTGTTACATATATCTAATCTAATCTGTAGGAATCTTAAACAAGTGCCGATACCATTCTCGTACTTGACTGTCACTGTTGTTTTTACATGTTTTCATACTTTAATAGCACTTACTTGTTCAGATTATGAGTTAGGATTCTTTTATCTGGAAAATATTCGGATGCTGCAGGTTTTTTAACCGAGTTTCCAAAAAGGAGATTAATTAGTTTTCACTTGAGTCTGCGAGACGTTATCACATTCAAGAGTGCTCTCTTACTACTGGTTTGTGTATAGTTGATAACAATGCAAATGGAATAAAGAGTAAAATTAATGGTGCATTTGGAGACTACTTTCTATTCAAtgacttttaaatatattttcgatCAATGTCACTGTT encodes the following:
- the LOC135117097 gene encoding regucalcin-like isoform X1; this encodes MAAIKPRESIFRTQSKTTKMFFHNHNLPFLTNVIILALTSIKPMAPVVKPVTEPVWLGEGPHWDHEEQALYFVSIFDHTVHKYVPKTDKHTRAKLDGMPTFIIPVEGKKHHFVVGLNRQVVEIQWDGGDHTAKVVKTIVEVDQDNPKNRFNDAKADPRGRLFAGTMGHEYEPGKFHLKKGSLYRIDHDGSAHKLASDIDISNGLCWDLRENAFYFADSFEYTIRRYDYDVETGNISNPRNVFAYKDHGLEGIVDGMTIDTDGNLWVANFDGNQVLKIDPRTSALLQKIPIPALQVTSATFGGPALDVLYVTSAAMNRGQEQHPPAGATFTITGTGAKGHPNNYVRLN
- the LOC135117097 gene encoding regucalcin-like isoform X2, translated to MAPVVKPVTEPVWLGEGPHWDHEEQALYFVSIFDHTVHKYVPKTDKHTRAKLDGMPTFIIPVEGKKHHFVVGLNRQVVEIQWDGGDHTAKVVKTIVEVDQDNPKNRFNDAKADPRGRLFAGTMGHEYEPGKFHLKKGSLYRIDHDGSAHKLASDIDISNGLCWDLRENAFYFADSFEYTIRRYDYDVETGNISNPRNVFAYKDHGLEGIVDGMTIDTDGNLWVANFDGNQVLKIDPRTSALLQKIPIPALQVTSATFGGPALDVLYVTSAAMNRGQEQHPPAGATFTITGTGAKGHPNNYVRLN
- the LOC135117103 gene encoding regucalcin-like, with protein sequence MSVKVQKITEPVLLGEGPHWDEKQQALFFVSILEHTIHKYVPATGVHTRTKVGGRVGFIVPVEGTTDQFLVGVDLKFVIVRWDGADGSPATVVKEIGDVDRDVNTNRINDGKADPKGRVFAGTMGKEEPLGSVDLQKGSLFRLDGSKITKVVDGISISNGLAWDLRQKAMYYTDSLEKNIRRYDYDVETGEISNLKYIFDFEKNKIAGVPDGTTIDTDGNLWVAVFEGSCILKIDPRTGDLLQKVPIPALQVTSATFGGPNYDILFVTSASLNITAAQDPPCGATFMVTGLGVKGFPNVNFKL